Proteins co-encoded in one Arachis hypogaea cultivar Tifrunner chromosome 13, arahy.Tifrunner.gnm2.J5K5, whole genome shotgun sequence genomic window:
- the LOC112737910 gene encoding UBP1-associated protein 2C, whose protein sequence is MAMDPTKKRKLDENGFSAALAATTDGDNHLMLTPTDARKIMERFTPDQLLDILQDAAVRHADVLAAVRSVADPDVSQRKLFIRGLGWDTTTDGLRNLFSTYGDLEEAVVILDKATGKSKGYGFVTFRHVDGALLALREPSKRIDGRVTVTQLAAAGNSGATTNAADVALRKIYVANVPPDLPADKLLAHFSHYGEIEEGPLGFDKQTGKSKGFALFVYKTPEGAQAALMEPVKTVDGRQLNCKLAITDGKQGKRGGAAPGGADGVQGHGHGHGHGNAHGHGDGMGMAPASVPGTLSGQYGGPVGNLGSYGGFAGGLQGQPPMGSHPLNSSVGGLGSVGNQAPPAMGGAGGYGSGLGGHYGGYGVPGSVGFGGMGGGAAGGGAGLGGGGAGGAGAGGLGGALGGAASMYRLPGSGGMPGAGYPESGHYSLSASSGYQNQHHPPAGASPVPRVPPGSMYPNVPPYY, encoded by the coding sequence ATGGCCATGGATCCCACCAAGAAACGCAAGCTAGACGAGAACGGTTTCTCTGCCGCCCTCGCCGCAACAACCGATGGCGACAATCACCTCATGCTCACCCCTACGGACGCCCGCAAGATCATGGAGCGCTTCACCCCTGACCAGCTCCTCGACATCCTCCAGGACGCCGCCGTCCGCCATGCGGACGTCCTGGCCGCCGTGCGCTCCGTCGCTGACCCCGATGTCTCCCAGCGTAAGCTCTTCATCCGCGGCCTAGGCTGGGACACCACCACCGACGGCCTCCGCAACCTATTCTCCACTTACGGCGACCTCGAGGAGGCCGTCGTTATCCTCGACAAAGCCACTGGCAAGTCCAAGGGCTATGGCTTCGTCACCTTCCGACACGTCGATGGTGCACTCCTCGCTCTGCGCGAGCCCAGCAAGCGAATCGATGGCCGTGTAACCGTCACGCAGCTTGCCGCAGCAGGCAATTCAGGCGCCACCACTAACGCTGCTGACGTGGCACTGCGAAAGATCTATGTCGCGAACGTGCCGCCGGACCTCCCCGCGGACAAGCTGCTGGCGCATTTCTCACACTACGGGGAGATCGAGGAAGGGCCGCTGGGGTTCGACAAGCAGACCGGAAAATCAAAGGGTTTTGCGCTTTTCGTGTATAAGACTCCTGAGGGGGCTCAAGCTGCTTTGATGGAGCCCGTGAAGACGGTGGATGGGAGGCAGCTAAATTGCAAGCTGGCAATTACGGATGGGAAGCAAGGGAAGCGAGGCGGTGCGGCGCCAGGAGGGGCTGATGGCGTTCAGGGTCATGGTCATGGCCACGGTCACGGGAATGCTCATGGTCACGGGGATGGGATGGGGATGGCTCCGGCTTCTGTGCCAGGAACGCTTTCGGGTCAATATGGCGGCCCAGTTGGCAATTTGGGTTCTTATGGAGGGTTTGCTGGTGGGCTTCAGGGTCAGCCTCCCATGGGGAGTCATCCGTTGAATTCTTCAGTTGGTGGGCTGGGCTCTGTTGGAAATCAGGCTCCCCCAGCGATGGGCGGGGCTGGAGGGTATGGGTCTGGTCTTGGAGGCCATTATGGTGGTTATGGTGTGCCTGGATCTGTAGGCTTCGGTGGAATGGGAGGTGGGGCTGCAGGTGGTGGTGCTGGTTTAGGAGGAGGCGGCGCAGGTGGTGCTGGCGCTGGTGGACTTGGTGGTGCTTTGGGTGGCGCTGCTTCAATGTATAGATTGCCGGGTTCAGGCGGAATGCCAGGTGCTGGGTATCCTGAGAGTGGACATTACAGTTTATCAGCTTCGTCCGGTTACCAGAATCAGCATCACCCGCCTGCTGGAGCCTCTCCTGTTCCTAGGGTTCCTCCTGGTTCTATGTATCCAAATGTTCCCCCTTACTACTGA